In Sphaeramia orbicularis chromosome 10, fSphaOr1.1, whole genome shotgun sequence, the following proteins share a genomic window:
- the LOC115426819 gene encoding solute carrier family 43 member 3-like — protein sequence MACLDKCLPVRRWLTFVTGLVECLCFAGIVFGWASLVFVLKMEGYFSSLYCGEQDEQFSLIFTMASVLLNLLTFSSGLVFDWFGTTVAKLCRIHPSRKKKQMKPFLLKVGNLFGARRSTVITLYNGAFDSSAALFLVIKLLHEVHVSFHISFHFLSACSVIHLLRTLFLMPQNFIPYPLSEHCTYGFPLHQFGKLFSLAMALAGLFALLQYPFILVEDILNGDPLYVNIALTLLILFPFIHPISVYVHCPNLASQRVNGNAIAAHFHLQSVN from the exons ATGGCATGTTTGGACAAATGTTTGCCAGTGCGTCGCTGGCTCACCTTTGTTACTGGTCTGGTGGAGTGTCTGTGCTTTGCGGGAATTGTATTTGGATGGGCTTCACTTGTGTTTGTGCTCAAGATGGAGGGATACTTCAGCTCTCTTT ATTGTGGGGAACAGGATGAACAGTTCTCACTCATTTTCACTATGGCTTCTGTTTTATTAAATCTTCTGACATTTTCCAGTGGATTAGTCTTTGACTGGTTCGGCACGACAGTAGCTAAGCTCTGTAGAAT ACACCCATCAA gaaagaaaaaacaaatgaaacctTTCCTACTGAAGGTGGGAAATCTGTTTGGTGCACGTCGCTCCACAGTCATCACTCTCTACAACGGGGCCTTTGATTCTTCTGCTGCTCTCTTCCTTGTAATCAAA TTGTTGCATGAGGTCCATGTCTCCTTCCACATCTCCTTCCACTTTTTATCTGCCTGCAGCGTCATTCACCTGCTCAGAACTCTGTTCCTGATGCCTCAGAACTTCATTCCTTACCCTCTCTCTGAACATTGTACATATGG TTTCCCTTTGCACCAATTCGGGAAGTTGTTCAGCCTGGCCATGGCTCTGGCTGGACTGTTTGCTTTACTGCAATATCCCTTCATCCTTGTGGAAGACATCCTTAATGGAGACCCTTTATAT GTGAACATTGCCCTTACACTGCTCATCCTGTTTCCGTTCATCCATCCCATCTCCGTCTACGTGCATTGTCCTAATCTTGCTTCACAACGAGTCAATGGTAACGCCATTGCTGCCCACTTTCACCTCCAGTCTGTGAACTGA